The following coding sequences are from one Natrarchaeobaculum sulfurireducens window:
- a CDS encoding aldo/keto reductase has protein sequence MEYTTLGDTGMDVSRLCLGCMSFGSSDWREWVLEEEEGHEIIERAIDLGINFFDTANMYSNGESERVLGEALEGYREQSVVATKGYFQMREDDPNSGGLSRKALEQELEASLDRLGMETVDLYQIHRWDDDTPIETTLRTLDDAVRRGQVRHIGASSMWAHQFAESLHTSDRLGLERFVTMQNHYNLVYREEEREMLPLCEKANVGVLPWSPLARGYLTRPHEEIDATARGEAEEHMYDHPYRDGGGQEINERVAELAADEGVTMAQIALAWLLHKEWVDAPIVGTTSVEHLEQAVEALEISLSASDIAYLEEPYEPVPVSGHE, from the coding sequence GCATGGACGTCAGCCGCCTCTGTCTCGGCTGTATGAGTTTCGGCTCGAGCGACTGGCGCGAGTGGGTGCTCGAGGAGGAGGAGGGCCACGAGATCATCGAGCGAGCGATCGACCTCGGGATCAACTTCTTCGATACAGCGAACATGTACTCGAACGGCGAGTCAGAGCGCGTCCTCGGCGAAGCGCTCGAGGGCTATCGCGAGCAGTCGGTCGTCGCCACGAAGGGCTACTTCCAGATGCGCGAGGACGACCCCAACTCGGGTGGGCTCTCCCGGAAGGCGCTCGAGCAGGAACTCGAGGCGAGCCTCGACCGGCTGGGGATGGAGACGGTCGATCTCTATCAGATCCACCGATGGGACGACGACACGCCGATCGAGACGACGCTCCGAACGCTCGACGACGCGGTTCGCCGGGGACAGGTTCGACATATCGGAGCCTCCTCGATGTGGGCCCACCAGTTCGCCGAATCGCTGCATACGAGCGACCGGCTTGGACTCGAGCGGTTCGTCACGATGCAGAATCACTACAATCTGGTGTATCGCGAGGAAGAACGCGAGATGTTGCCGCTGTGTGAAAAAGCAAACGTCGGCGTCCTCCCGTGGTCGCCGCTGGCCCGCGGCTACCTGACACGCCCACACGAGGAGATCGACGCGACGGCCCGAGGCGAGGCTGAAGAGCACATGTACGACCATCCCTACCGCGACGGCGGTGGACAGGAGATCAACGAGCGCGTCGCCGAACTCGCCGCCGACGAGGGCGTGACGATGGCCCAGATCGCGCTGGCGTGGCTGCTCCACAAGGAGTGGGTCGACGCCCCCATCGTCGGCACCACGAGCGTCGAGCATCTGGAACAGGCCGTCGAAGCCCTCGAGATCTCGCTGTCGGCGTCGGACATCGCCTACCTCGAGGAGCCGTACGAACCGGTTCCCGTTTCGGGCCACGAGTAG